From one Gemmobacter sp. genomic stretch:
- a CDS encoding DUF3971 domain-containing protein translates to MDKVGGSGPDDGAGAAPSVAAVPDDAPANSGSAPSLRRAPMPWYRRLLRATVWAVVAFALFTGLLAAGAALFTGRPLALPVWAVAEAEARINRALEGQAVLSIGGLEVMFSPSRLPELRLQDLRLGRPGGGGLLRLPEAQARFSGMDLLRGRVAPVAVRLSGAQVALRRGQDGRFDVDFGEGGGAPGTLAEVMQRIDAFLSLPALTTLERIEAEAVTFSLDDRRAGRVWTVGDGRFALVQSAEETVLDIGMGLVGGGAAPATAQLLVAIRHGGQGARLSARVDGVAAADIAAQTPLLGWLGVLDAPISGDLRAELGGDGAVAVLEGSLGIGAGALSPVQGAQPLPIRSAEIVFGFDPARARFTASRLAVDSPALRLTASAHADLTGPVPTAPEAFVTQIRVQDVVFNPEGMFAEPVRFSEGAVDLRLRLDPFSVDLGQLALVEEGRHLLARGQVQAAPQGWTVAVDLALDAIRHDRLLALWPVGLVPNTRKWLESNVQQGLLFDVKAGVRLRPGQPPRLSLGYEFEDADVRFMPTLPPIQSGRGYATIEGQTYTTVVEDGHVTPPQGGDINVARSVFRVPDITVKHAPAEITLQTDSSVTAALSLLDQPPFGFLTKAGLAPDLGQGHARLVTELRLPLAPKLQPGDVDFTVSGTLENLTSDRLVPGRVLTADRLELHAVPSAISIAGPGRLGQAAFDARWTLPLGPGKGGASRVEGTLALNKAVAAEFLAGLGDDLVSGQGQASFAVDLPRGQAPVLTLRSDLAGVGVRIAELGWSMPAGARGKLEVQGTLKAPVRLDRVVLEGPGLEAEGRVQLATDGGLDRMDLVAPADGRLAGCTGGTDRSGAGQGPRRPGDRRHGGPARLAPGRQPAHRGRRQGHAAGCGAGPGAGDGHHGAGKCPRADHPGPGRAGRPVQRCAERQGAADRPDGARPARHRIQGAGRRWRGGAGGRGAVRQGLGRQA, encoded by the coding sequence ATGGACAAGGTCGGTGGCAGCGGGCCGGACGACGGGGCGGGCGCGGCGCCGTCCGTCGCAGCCGTGCCCGATGACGCCCCCGCGAACAGCGGAAGCGCGCCCTCTCTGCGCCGCGCGCCCATGCCGTGGTACCGGCGGCTGTTGCGCGCCACGGTCTGGGCCGTTGTCGCCTTTGCCCTGTTCACCGGCCTGCTGGCTGCGGGTGCCGCGCTGTTTACCGGGCGGCCGCTGGCCTTGCCGGTCTGGGCCGTGGCCGAGGCGGAGGCCCGCATCAACCGCGCGCTGGAAGGGCAGGCCGTCCTGTCGATCGGCGGGCTGGAGGTGATGTTCAGCCCCTCGCGCCTGCCGGAACTGCGGTTGCAGGACTTGCGCCTTGGGCGCCCTGGCGGCGGTGGCCTGTTGCGGCTGCCCGAGGCGCAGGCGCGGTTTTCCGGGATGGATCTGTTGCGCGGCCGGGTGGCGCCGGTAGCGGTGCGGCTGTCGGGGGCGCAGGTGGCCTTGCGGCGCGGGCAGGACGGGCGGTTCGACGTGGATTTCGGCGAAGGCGGCGGGGCGCCCGGCACGCTGGCCGAGGTGATGCAGCGCATCGACGCCTTTCTGTCGCTGCCCGCCCTGACCACGCTGGAGCGGATCGAGGCCGAGGCGGTGACATTTTCGCTGGACGATCGCCGGGCGGGGCGGGTCTGGACGGTGGGCGACGGGCGGTTCGCGCTGGTGCAATCGGCCGAGGAGACGGTGCTGGACATTGGCATGGGGCTGGTGGGCGGCGGGGCGGCGCCGGCCACCGCGCAGCTGCTGGTCGCCATCCGTCATGGCGGGCAGGGCGCGCGGCTGTCGGCCCGGGTCGATGGCGTGGCCGCCGCCGATATTGCCGCGCAGACCCCGTTGCTGGGCTGGCTGGGCGTGCTGGATGCGCCGATCTCGGGCGATCTGCGGGCCGAACTGGGCGGCGATGGCGCGGTGGCGGTGCTGGAGGGCTCGCTGGGCATCGGGGCGGGGGCGCTGAGCCCGGTGCAGGGGGCGCAGCCGCTGCCGATCCGGTCGGCCGAGATCGTCTTTGGCTTTGATCCCGCCCGCGCGCGCTTTACCGCCAGCCGGCTGGCGGTGGACAGCCCTGCGCTACGCCTGACCGCCAGCGCCCATGCCGATCTGACCGGCCCGGTCCCGACTGCGCCCGAGGCCTTTGTCACCCAGATCCGGGTGCAGGATGTGGTGTTCAACCCCGAAGGCATGTTCGCCGAACCCGTCCGCTTTTCCGAAGGTGCGGTGGATTTGCGGCTGCGGCTGGATCCGTTTTCGGTGGACCTGGGGCAGCTGGCGCTGGTCGAGGAGGGCCGCCACCTGCTGGCGCGCGGTCAGGTTCAGGCGGCGCCGCAGGGCTGGACGGTGGCGGTGGATCTGGCGCTGGATGCGATCCGGCATGACCGGCTGCTGGCGCTGTGGCCGGTGGGGCTGGTGCCCAATACCCGCAAATGGCTGGAAAGCAACGTGCAGCAGGGCCTGCTGTTCGATGTCAAGGCCGGGGTCCGGCTGCGGCCCGGTCAGCCGCCGCGCCTGTCGCTGGGCTATGAATTCGAGGATGCCGACGTTCGCTTCATGCCCACGCTGCCGCCGATCCAGAGCGGCCGGGGCTATGCCACCATCGAAGGACAGACCTATACCACCGTGGTCGAGGACGGCCACGTCACCCCGCCGCAGGGCGGCGACATCAATGTGGCGCGCTCGGTGTTCCGGGTGCCCGACATCACCGTCAAGCATGCGCCGGCCGAAATCACGTTGCAGACCGACAGCAGCGTCACGGCGGCGCTGTCCTTGCTGGACCAGCCGCCCTTCGGCTTTCTGACCAAGGCGGGGCTGGCGCCCGATCTGGGGCAGGGCCATGCCCGGCTGGTCACCGAACTGCGCCTGCCGCTGGCGCCAAAGCTGCAACCGGGCGATGTGGATTTCACCGTGTCGGGCACGCTGGAAAACCTGACCTCGGACAGGCTGGTGCCGGGGCGCGTGCTGACGGCGGATCGGCTGGAATTGCATGCGGTGCCATCGGCGATCAGCATCGCGGGGCCGGGGCGGCTGGGGCAGGCGGCGTTCGATGCGCGCTGGACGCTGCCGCTTGGCCCCGGCAAGGGCGGGGCCAGCCGGGTGGAAGGCACGCTGGCGCTGAACAAGGCGGTGGCGGCGGAATTCCTGGCGGGCCTGGGCGATGATCTGGTGTCGGGGCAGGGGCAGGCCAGCTTTGCCGTGGATTTGCCACGCGGGCAGGCGCCGGTGCTGACGCTGCGGTCCGATCTGGCCGGGGTGGGGGTGCGCATCGCCGAACTGGGCTGGTCCATGCCCGCCGGCGCGCGTGGCAAGCTGGAGGTGCAGGGCACGCTGAAGGCCCCCGTCCGGCTGGACCGCGTGGTGCTGGAAGGCCCGGGGCTGGAGGCCGAGGGCCGCGTGCAGCTGGCTACCGATGGCGGGCTGGACCGGATGGATCTTGTCGCGCCTGCGGATGGGCGGCTGGCTGGATGCACAGGCGGAACTGATCGGTCAGGGGCGGGGCAAGGCCCCCGTCGCCCGGGTGACCGGCGGCACGGTGGACCTGCGCGACTTGCCCCGGGCCGGCAGCCTGCCCACCGGGGGCGGCGCCAGGGGCACGCCGCTGGATGTGGTGCTGGACCGGGTGCAGGTGACGGGCACCATGGCGCTGGCAAATGTCCGCGCGCGGATCACCCCGGGCCGGGGCGGGCTGGACGGCCCGTTCAGCGGTGTGCTGAACGGCAAGGCGCCGCTGACCGGCCAGATGGTGCCCGGCCCGCGCGGCACCGCATTCAGGGTGCAGGCCGCCGATGGCGGGGCGGCGCTGGCGGCCGCGGGGCTGTTCGGCAAGGCCTCGGGCGGCAAGCTTGA
- the bcp gene encoding thioredoxin-dependent thiol peroxidase produces MLNAGDMAPDFTLPRDGGGTVTLSALRPGKVVVYFYPKDDTPGCTTEALDFTAKRAEFEAAGVTVIGLSKDSPASHDKFCRKHGLGITLASDEHGTTCEDYGVWGEKSMYGKTFLGITRATFLVDGTGRIAQVWPKVKVAGHADEVLEAARGL; encoded by the coding sequence ATGCTGAATGCCGGTGACATGGCCCCCGACTTTACCCTGCCGCGCGACGGCGGCGGCACCGTGACCCTGTCGGCGCTGCGGCCCGGCAAGGTGGTGGTCTATTTCTACCCCAAAGACGATACCCCCGGCTGCACCACCGAGGCGCTGGATTTCACCGCGAAACGCGCCGAATTCGAGGCGGCGGGCGTCACCGTGATCGGCCTGTCCAAGGACAGCCCCGCCAGCCACGACAAGTTCTGCCGCAAGCACGGGCTGGGGATCACCCTGGCCTCGGACGAACACGGCACCACCTGCGAGGATTATGGCGTCTGGGGTGAAAAATCCATGTATGGCAAGACCTTCCTTGGCATCACCCGCGCCACCTTTCTGGTCGATGGCACCGGCCGCATCGCGCAGGTCTGGCCCAAGGTCAAGGTCGCCGGCCATGCCGACGAGGTGCTGGAGGCCGCGCGCGGACTGTAA